The Mycolicibacterium cosmeticum DNA window CTAGCTCTCCAGCGACGCCGGCGGGTTGAAGCGGTCGCCGTACTTGGCGGCCAGCTCCTTGGCGCGGGCCACGAAGGCCTCCTTGCCGACCCCGCCAGGTCCTTCGTAACCGACGATGAACTGGGCCGAGCCACCGGTGTACGGCGGGAAGCCGATACCCATGATGGAGCCGATGTTCGCGTCGGCGGTCGAGGTGAGCACGCCCTCGTCGAGGCACTTCTGGGTTTCCAGCGCCTCGGCGAACAGCATGCGGTCGATGGCGTCCTGCAGCGGGATCGAGCTGCTGCCCGAGTTGAACGTCTCCCGCAGGCCCGGCCACAGACCGACCCGCTTACCGTCGGCGTACTCGTAGAAGCCGGCACCGGAAAGCCGTGAAGGACGGCCGATTTCGATCATCTTCTCCACGACGGCCTCGGCCGGGTGCGCCACGTAGGTGCCACCCTCGTCCTCGACACCCTTGCGCGAGGCGACGGCGATCTTGTGCATCAGCTCCAGGTTGAGCTCATCGGAGAGCTGCAGCGGCGCGGCCGGGTAGCCGGCCTGCGATCCGGCCTGCTCGATGGTGGCGGGCTCGACACCCTCACCCAGCATGGCCAGCGCCTCGTTGACGAAGGTGCCGATGACGCGGCTGGTGAAGAAGCCGCGGCTGTCGTTGACCACGATCGGGGTCTTCTTGATGGCCAGCGTGTAGTCGAACACCCGGGCCAGCGCCTCGTCGGAGGTCTTCTCGCCCTTGATGATCTCCACCAGCGGCATCTTGTCGACCGGCGAGAAGAAGTGGATACCGATGAAATCCTCCTGGCGCTTCACCCCACTGGCCAGGCCGGTGATGGGCAGCGTGGAGGTGTTCGAGCCGAGGATGGCGTTGGGCTCGACGATGTCCTCGATCTCCTGGAACACCTTGTGCTTGAGTTCCTGGCTCTCGAACACGGCCTCGATCACGAAGTCGACACCCTTGAGGTCGGCCGCGTCCGCGGTCGGGGTGATCTTGGCGAGCAGCGCGTCGGATTTCTCCTGCGTGGTCTTGCCACGCTTGAGTGCCTTGGCCTCGATGCCCTCGGAGTAGGCCTTGCCCTTCTGGGCGGCTTCGATGGTGACGTCCTTGAGCACCACGTCGTAGCCGGCCTTGGCCGACACGTAGGCGATACCGGCGCCCATCAT harbors:
- a CDS encoding 3-hydroxyacyl-CoA dehydrogenase NAD-binding domain-containing protein; the protein is MTENTIHWDKDADGIVTLTLDDPTGSANVMNEHYKESMHNAVERLFAEQEEITGVVIASAKKTFFAGGDLKAMINIGPDNAADAFNEVETIKRDLRTLETLGKPVVAAINGAALGGGLEIALATHHRIAADVKGVQIGLPEVTLGLLPGGGGVTRTVRMFGIQKAFMEILSQGTRFTAAKAKEVGLVDELVASVDELIPAAKAWIKANPEGGVQPWDVKGYKIPGGTPSTPALAAILPSFPALLKKQLKGAPMPAPRAILDAAVEGAQVDFDTASRIESRYFTQLVTGQVAKNMIQAFFLDLQAINGGASRPEGIAPVPIKKIGVLGAGMMGAGIAYVSAKAGYDVVLKDVTIEAAQKGKAYSEGIEAKALKRGKTTQEKSDALLAKITPTADAADLKGVDFVIEAVFESQELKHKVFQEIEDIVEPNAILGSNTSTLPITGLASGVKRQEDFIGIHFFSPVDKMPLVEIIKGEKTSDEALARVFDYTLAIKKTPIVVNDSRGFFTSRVIGTFVNEALAMLGEGVEPATIEQAGSQAGYPAAPLQLSDELNLELMHKIAVASRKGVEDEGGTYVAHPAEAVVEKMIEIGRPSRLSGAGFYEYADGKRVGLWPGLRETFNSGSSSIPLQDAIDRMLFAEALETQKCLDEGVLTSTADANIGSIMGIGFPPYTGGSAQFIVGYEGPGGVGKEAFVARAKELAAKYGDRFNPPASLES